ACACGGGACATACCTTGGGGGCACACTTGGCGGTAACCAGGTGTCCACAAATCCGACACTCCCAAGTGGTCTCCTGCTCCTTTTCAAAGACCCGCTGTTCCTTCACGTTCCGCAGCAAGGCCCGGTACCGCTCTTCATGGGCCTTCTCGATCTCCGCGACTCTCCGGAACTTCGCGGCCAACTCGGGGAACCCTTCCTCCTCCGCTTCCTTTGCGAACCGGGCATACATATCGGTCCACTCGTAATGTTCGCCCTCCGCGGCCTGCAGAAGGTTCTCGGCGGTGTTGCCGATCATGCCCAGTGCGTCGAACCAAAGACGGGCGTGTTCTTGCTCGTTCCTTGCGGTCTGTAGGAAGATCTCCGCCAGCTGATCGTATCCTTCCTGT
The window above is part of the Bacillota bacterium genome. Proteins encoded here:
- a CDS encoding rubrerythrin family protein; the protein is MAKYRCGVCGYIYEGELTADFCCPKCKQPASVFKPISEEQKPVNKYAGTKTEKNLMEAFAGESQARNKYTYFAEVAKQEGYDQLAEIFLQTARNEQEHARLWFDALGMIGNTAENLLQAAEGEHYEWTDMYARFAKEAEEEGFPELAAKFRRVAEIEKAHEERYRALLRNVKEQRVFEKEQETTWECRICGHLVTAKCAPKVCPVCKYSQAYFEVRKQNY